From Parus major isolate Abel chromosome 1A, Parus_major1.1, whole genome shotgun sequence, the proteins below share one genomic window:
- the C1AH12orf45 gene encoding uncharacterized protein C12orf45 homolog isoform X1 produces MAGPGGAAGPAASRELLDVRHRPGLEDILLINSKCSRKKATTLQTVKVPRSDVLNRVQSFLPQMAQANDELKRKMVTAPAHQFDIEHLDSETEKVIEMNVAVVELSDSDTDEELLTSEDDSESDEDDSVTDEVTVDNIKFPKQKGEKGKIEILDSKANE; encoded by the exons ATGGCGGGGCccggcggcgcggcggggcccGCGGCTTCCCGGGAGCTGCTGGACGTGCGGCACCGGCCAG gCCTGGAAGACATTTTGCTGATTAATTCCAAGTGTAGCAGAAAGAAGGCCACAACTTTACAGACGGTTAAGGTGCCAAGGAGTGATG ttttgaacCGAGTACAGAGCTTTTTACCACAGATGGCTCAGGCAAATGATGagctcaaaagaaaaatggtaaCAGCACCTGCTCATCAGTTTGATATTGAACATCTAgacagtgaaacagaaaaagtgatAGAAATg aatgtgGCTGTAGTTGAGCTGAGTGATTCTGATACAGATGAAGAGTTGCTGACTTCAGAAGATGACTCAGAATCTGATGAAGATGACTCTGTAACTGATGAAGTGACAGTAGACAACATTAAGTTTCCtaaacaaaaaggagaaaagggcaaaatagaaattttggacagcaaagcaaatgagtaa
- the C1AH12orf45 gene encoding uncharacterized protein C12orf45 homolog isoform X2 codes for MRSLEDILLINSKCSRKKATTLQTVKVPRSDVLNRVQSFLPQMAQANDELKRKMVTAPAHQFDIEHLDSETEKVIEMNVAVVELSDSDTDEELLTSEDDSESDEDDSVTDEVTVDNIKFPKQKGEKGKIEILDSKANE; via the exons ATGCGGA gCCTGGAAGACATTTTGCTGATTAATTCCAAGTGTAGCAGAAAGAAGGCCACAACTTTACAGACGGTTAAGGTGCCAAGGAGTGATG ttttgaacCGAGTACAGAGCTTTTTACCACAGATGGCTCAGGCAAATGATGagctcaaaagaaaaatggtaaCAGCACCTGCTCATCAGTTTGATATTGAACATCTAgacagtgaaacagaaaaagtgatAGAAATg aatgtgGCTGTAGTTGAGCTGAGTGATTCTGATACAGATGAAGAGTTGCTGACTTCAGAAGATGACTCAGAATCTGATGAAGATGACTCTGTAACTGATGAAGTGACAGTAGACAACATTAAGTTTCCtaaacaaaaaggagaaaagggcaaaatagaaattttggacagcaaagcaaatgagtaa